A region of Prochlorococcus marinus subsp. pastoris str. CCMP1986 DNA encodes the following proteins:
- a CDS encoding ArnT family glycosyltransferase: MWKINFKLFLKLLIFFPLIFYFGKRSYLAYDEGFYALQARWILEKGNWTIPLWWGDFNLDRTIGIQFLIAKSQEIFGENLFAAYLPTTISSIVMLIITHKLHEELIGKKFAIASPLILSTTFLWFDYSHLATQDLIYSCLVTIGIFSIVKTNSKKELVYISLFGIWIGLAFMMKTFLVAVPITSLLPYLIKKKYIFTSKYFWLGLIIGFIPFIVWSTSINTFLDKNIIFHLLDKFNNLSEENTFTNPFYYYLWNIPVTFLPWSIFSIIGLVHGLKSKNSQGFILFYFPLILIILISSFSTKTPYYPLQISSILSLNAFIGIKYLIEEKRFKFLFIFISSRVIPLLVVTIIFIYFLFLKATINFNLRENTFLISGLILFALAWSFIKKSQHSSKMISILIIGPYLMTSCFLQSGLFTDRSREIRETMENISSLKTSNNRIIKVDKSSIINTTTHSKIIRIALLTPNLGEGIDNIKTLKSSELAWSIFPKEDQTKDTSIKIIYENEVIFPWKLIKKI, translated from the coding sequence ATGTGGAAAATTAATTTCAAATTGTTTTTAAAATTACTTATATTTTTTCCATTAATTTTCTACTTTGGTAAAAGAAGTTACTTAGCTTATGATGAGGGATTCTATGCTTTACAGGCTAGATGGATATTGGAAAAAGGAAATTGGACAATTCCATTATGGTGGGGAGATTTTAATTTAGATAGAACAATAGGTATACAATTTCTAATTGCCAAATCACAAGAAATATTTGGGGAAAATTTATTTGCAGCCTATTTACCAACAACTATTTCATCAATAGTGATGTTAATAATAACCCATAAATTACATGAAGAATTAATAGGTAAAAAGTTTGCAATCGCATCACCACTTATTCTTTCAACAACTTTTTTGTGGTTTGATTATTCTCACTTAGCTACTCAAGATTTAATATACAGTTGCTTAGTGACTATTGGAATATTCTCCATTGTAAAAACAAACAGTAAAAAAGAATTAGTTTACATATCTCTTTTTGGAATTTGGATAGGTTTAGCTTTTATGATGAAGACTTTTCTAGTAGCGGTACCAATTACATCATTATTACCCTATCTGATTAAAAAAAAATATATTTTTACTTCAAAATATTTTTGGCTTGGATTAATAATTGGTTTTATTCCATTCATTGTATGGTCAACATCAATAAATACATTTCTTGATAAAAATATTATTTTTCACCTTTTAGATAAATTTAATAATTTATCTGAAGAAAATACTTTTACAAATCCTTTTTACTATTATTTGTGGAACATACCAGTCACTTTTCTTCCATGGAGCATATTTTCCATTATTGGATTAGTTCATGGTTTAAAAAGCAAAAATTCACAAGGTTTTATTTTATTTTACTTCCCCTTAATTCTAATAATTTTGATAAGTAGTTTTTCTACAAAAACGCCATACTATCCTTTACAAATCTCTTCTATACTATCCTTAAATGCATTTATAGGTATCAAGTATTTAATAGAAGAAAAAAGATTTAAATTTCTATTTATTTTTATATCGTCAAGAGTAATTCCATTATTAGTGGTAACGATAATTTTTATATATTTCCTCTTTCTCAAAGCTACGATAAATTTTAATCTCAGAGAAAATACATTTTTAATAAGTGGATTAATACTATTCGCATTGGCTTGGAGTTTTATCAAAAAAAGTCAACACTCCTCAAAAATGATTTCTATATTAATTATTGGACCCTATTTAATGACATCATGTTTTTTGCAATCAGGTCTTTTTACAGACCGATCAAGAGAAATTAGAGAAACTATGGAGAATATCTCCTCTTTGAAAACATCCAATAATCGAATAATTAAAGTTGATAAAAGCAGCATTATAAATACTACAACACACTCAAAAATTATTAGAATTGCTCTCTTAACACCTAATTTAGGCGAAGGGATCGATAATATCAAAACTTTAAAATCCTCAGAACTAGCTTGGTCCATCTTTCCAAAAGAAGATCAAACAAAAGATACCTCCATTAAAATTATTTATGAAAATGAAGTTATATTTCCTTGGAAATTAATCAAAAAAATCTAA
- a CDS encoding glycosyltransferase family 2 protein, giving the protein MKSVNTWNLTNNKLHQLFKDDKEFISLKVRGNTWEPITRWLRLDSRIFRETTNTARITLCDVESLAEIYNYRSIRWKAKKLTPIQTKLFPQSIKNTLRKLPIIKHLAFEIEITFYKYHENLNDHLISILIPARNEEGNRKLLIKALNKFKKIPNKIEIIFVEGNSKDNTFQMLEDLTKDFSKNYKISLLKQTSKGKKNAVVEGFNISTGDTLAIIDSDLTVDIDDSIDAIMESTKNENILINCSRTTFPMEKDAMRWSNYIGNRCFAIFLSILINKPISDSLCGTKVFSRKFFNLMKKNGSWESKSDPFGDFTIIFEAANNNIKILNYPVRYYARRSGAPNISRWIDGIKLLNVCWKYMISDI; this is encoded by the coding sequence ATGAAATCAGTAAATACTTGGAATTTAACAAACAATAAACTCCACCAATTATTTAAAGATGATAAAGAATTTATTTCTCTTAAAGTAAGAGGTAATACTTGGGAACCAATTACAAGATGGCTTAGATTAGATTCCAGAATATTTAGGGAAACAACAAATACAGCAAGAATTACTTTATGTGATGTTGAATCATTAGCAGAAATCTATAATTACAGATCTATCAGATGGAAAGCAAAAAAATTAACTCCAATACAAACCAAATTATTTCCCCAGTCTATAAAAAATACTTTGCGAAAGTTACCAATAATTAAGCATCTTGCATTTGAAATAGAAATCACATTTTATAAATATCATGAAAATTTAAATGATCATTTGATTTCAATACTTATCCCTGCAAGAAATGAAGAAGGTAATAGAAAACTTTTAATCAAAGCACTAAATAAATTTAAAAAAATACCAAATAAAATCGAAATAATATTTGTAGAGGGAAATAGTAAAGATAATACTTTTCAAATGTTGGAGGATCTTACTAAAGACTTCTCAAAAAACTATAAAATATCTCTTTTAAAACAAACTTCGAAGGGAAAGAAAAACGCAGTTGTTGAAGGATTTAATATATCAACTGGAGATACTCTAGCAATTATTGATTCTGACTTAACCGTTGATATTGACGATAGTATTGATGCTATTATGGAATCCACAAAAAATGAAAATATACTAATAAATTGCTCTAGGACAACTTTCCCAATGGAAAAAGATGCCATGAGATGGTCAAATTATATTGGTAATAGATGTTTTGCAATATTTTTATCAATTTTAATTAACAAGCCTATATCTGATTCGCTGTGTGGAACAAAAGTTTTCTCAAGGAAGTTTTTTAATTTGATGAAAAAAAATGGTAGTTGGGAATCAAAGTCAGATCCTTTTGGCGATTTTACAATAATCTTTGAAGCGGCCAATAATAATATTAAAATCTTAAATTACCCTGTCAGATATTATGCAAGGCGGTCTGGAGCACCAAATATATCAAGATGGATAGATGGTATTAAACTTCTAAATGTTTGTTGGAAATATATGATTTCAGACATCTAA